From a single Capsicum annuum cultivar UCD-10X-F1 chromosome 12, UCD10Xv1.1, whole genome shotgun sequence genomic region:
- the LOC107851068 gene encoding NEDD8-conjugating enzyme Ubc12: MIKLFKVKEKQRELAENANGKPPVKKQSAGELRLHKDISELNLPKTCSISFPNGKDDLMNFEVTIHPDEGYYTGGTFVFSFDISPMYPHEAPKVKCKTKVYHPNIDLEGNVCLNILREDWKPVLNINTIIYGLSHLFTEPNHEDPLNHDAAAVLRDNPKIFESNVRRAMSGGYVGQTYFQRCM; this comes from the exons ATGATTAAGTTATtcaaagtaaaggagaaacagagAGAGCTTGCTGAAAATGCAAATGGAAAGCCACCAGTTAAGAAACAAAGTGCTGGAGAGTTGCGTCTTCATAAAG ACATCAGTGAACTAAATCTTCCCAAAACATGTAGCATATCATTCCCTAATGGAAAAGATGACCTCATGAACTTTGAAGTCACCATTCACCCTGATGAAGGATATTATAC GGGTGGAACTTTTGTCTTCTCTTTCGATATTTCTCCTATGTATCCTCATGAGGCTCCAAAGGTCAAGTGCAAGACGAAG GTTTACCACCCGAATATTGACTTGGAAGGAAATGTGTGTCTCAACATTCTTCGAGAAGACTGGAAACCTGTGCTCAACATCAACACAATAATCTATGGCTTATCTCATCTGTTCACG GAACCCAATCACGAGGATCCCCTCAATCATGACGCGGCTGCTGTGTTGAGAGACAACCCAAAGATATTCGAATCAAATGTCAGGAGGGCAATGTCTGGAGGATATGTAGGGCAAACATACTTCCAACGTTGCATGTAG
- the LOC107851323 gene encoding protein BRASSINAZOLE-RESISTANT 1: MTWEAGGSTTSTGAGGNGVAGVLPESTGRRKPSWRERENNRRRERRRRAVAAKIYSGLRAQGNYNLPKHCDNNEVLKALCVEAGWIVESDGTTYRKGCKPTPMEIGGTSANITPSSSRHASPPSSYFASPIPSYQPSPTSSSFPSLSLADANMSSHPYAFLHNVIPSSLPPLRVSNSAPVTPPLSSPTRHPKPTFNLETLAKESMFALNIPFFAASAPASPTRGQRFTPPTIPECDESDSSTIDSGQWINFQKYATNVPASPTFNLVKPVPQPLRPNDMITDKGKSIDFDFENVSVKAWEGERIHDVGFEDLELTLGSGSARM, encoded by the exons atGACGTGGGAAGCTGGTGGATCAACAACATCTACCGGCGCCGGAGGAAATGGAGTAGCCGGAGTTCTACCGGAAAGTACAGGGAGGAGGAAACCGTCgtggagagaaagagagaataataGGAGAAGAGAAAGAAGGAGAAGAGCTGTAGCTGCAAAGATTTATAGTGGTTTAAGAGCTCAAGGGAACTATAACTTACCTAAACATTGTGATAATAATGAAGTTCTTAAAGCTCTTTGTGTCGAAGCTGGTTGGATTGTTGAGTCTGATGGCACTACTTATCGTAAG GGATGCAAGCCAACCCCAATGGAGATTGGAGGCACTTCCGCAAACATCACGCCAAGTTCTTCACGTCATGCAAGCCCCCCATCATCATACTTTGCTAGCCCGATTCCATCTTATCAGCCGAGTCCAACCTCCTCTTCTTTCCCCAGTCTATCCCTTGCTGATGCTAACATGTCATCACACCCATATGCTTTTCTCCATAATGTCATTCCTTCATCCCTTCCTCCATTACGAGTATCAAATAGTGCCCCTGTAACACCACCTCTTTCATCACCAACTAGGCATCCTAAGCCAACATTCAATTTAGAAACTTTGGCCAAAGAATCAATGTTCGCTTTAAATATCCCTTTCTTTGCTGCTTCAGCCCCAGCTAGCCCAACTCGGGGTCAGCGTTTTACTCCTCCCACCATACCAGAGTGTGATGAATCTGACTCATCTACAATTGATTCAGGCCAGTGGATCAACTTTCAAAAGTATGCTACCAATGTTCCAGCTTCTCCAACTTTTAATCTTGTAAAACCCGTGCCTCAGCCACTTCGTCCTAATGATATGATCACGGACAAGGGTAAGAGCATAGACTTCGACTTTGAAAATGTATCAGTCAAGGCATGGGAAGGGGAAAGGATCCACGATGTAGGATTCGAAGATCTGGAACTCACGCTTGGAAGTGGCAGTGCTCGAATGTGA